The DNA sequence GTCGAGGTGGTCAACCGGAGCAAGGCATCCGTGAACGGCAGGCTGGCGAGCGCGAGCGCGTGGATCACTTCAGCGCCCTGGCGATGGGTCGGCGCGAGTACGGCCACGGTCTTGTCTGGATTTTCAGGTAGCCAGCGCTTCAGCGAACGAACGACCCGATCGAGCTCCACTTCGGGCGTCTCACCCTCGTAGTGGAAAACGATGCGGCATTCGGCAGCGGGTGGATTCGGTTGCGGGTCGCCCTCGGGCGTCGGCTCGATGAACGGGGGCCCCAGGGCGTCGCGCACTTCGGGCACGGGGGCCTCGTGCATCGTCCATCGGATGAGTTCGTTCGCCAGTTCGATGATGGGCCGCGCGGAACGACCGGAGTTCGGGAGCGCACGCCGGGCATCGGCTTCAACGAGGAAGTCGCGCAGGTATTTCGGATTGGCCGTGGTGAACGTCTCGTAGATCGCCTGGTTCGGGTCGCCCACCCGCACCCAGTTGCCGGCGGGGCCGACGAGCCGGCGTAGGATCTGCTCCTGCAGGTTGCTGCTATCCTGAGCTTCGTCTTCCAGGATAAACGGCCACTGCCGGCGCAGCCGCTCGATGAGCGCCTCGCTCGTCGGATGGTCCAGCACCTCCAACGCAAACACGATCAGATCGTCGAAATCCACCCCGCTCCGAGCCATCAGCCCCTGCTGGTAGCGCCCGTACACCTCGGCTGCAAGACCAACAAGCGCGTGGTGCTGGTCGCCCAGCATCCCCTGGAGGTCCCGATGGCTGATGCGGCGGTTTTTCAGGTGCGATATCGCGTTACGCATCACCTGTTCGAGCTGGTCGGGGAGATGTTTGTCGAGCATGACCCGCTGCCGGCCGCCGGCGTCGGCGGGAAGATAGTCGGCCAACGACGTGGCGTAGCGCGGGTACGAAGCTCGAAACGCCTCGCGCAGGATCGTCTCGGCCGTGCGGTCGTCCACGACCGAAAAGGTCTCGGGAAGGCCGAGCGTGGTGGGGGCCTCGAGGACGAGGTCGAACGCGAGGCTATGCAGGGTACAGACGTGGTAGCCGATACCGGGGATGAGCCCCTCGTCTTGCAGGAAGCCGGCGATGCGCTTGCGAAAGTTGTCGACGGCGGAGTTGACCAGCGTCACAACCAGCACCTCCTGCCCATCCGCCAACCGGTCGTCCTGGATGAGCGAGGCCGCCAGGCGGGACAACGTCCACGTCTTCCCACTTCCGGGCACCGCGGCGATCCCCATGGTGCCGCCGGTGTACGACAGGATGGCTTGCTGAGCGGGACGCGGGGTGAACATTGGGGAAAATGCAAAATGCAAAGTGAAAAATGAAAAGTGGCGAGTGAGCTGGGAGTCAACCGTCTTCGTGGTGGATGGCGACATGGACCTGCCGGGCGGCGCGGCTGAGTGCGCGTAGGAGCAGGCCTTTCTGGTCGCGTCCGGTCGCGCTGAGGGAGCTGACGAACAGGTGGGCCTCGCCGGTGCACCGACGCAGCAGACCCTGCACCACGTTTTTTAATCGCACCAATTCAAACGGGCGCTCCAGGGAATCATCCCATTGACGTTTGCCCGGCTCCCAGGCCCGGTTCAGAATGTAGGGGTTCGTGAGCGGCTGGTTGATGCGTCGATGCCAGGCGGTGCTGCCCAGATCGAGCCACAACTGGGCGCGCACGGGTCGATTGCGGAGCAAAAACGTGTGGACAGGCGCTAACAAGACGGCGTCGGCCGGCTCGGCCCATTCGAACTCGTAAAAAGCTGAAATCACCCCTTCCTGCACCATGTCCCGATACGCCTTTCCGGCTTCGGCATGTCCCATACTCGAGGACGCCTGGCGGAAGCGAGCGGCGGATTCAACGAGCGCGCCGACGAGTTTGCCGGCCTCAATGGCCCCGGTCTGCCACTCGGCCGGTGTCCGTGTCGATGGAATAGCCTGTGCATCGCGATAAAAGCCGAATCCGGGCTGGCTCAGCAACTCGCCAAACGCACGGCTAAAAAAGTGGTCGAGCGGGATCGCATCGCCGGCGGCACAGGCCTCTACCCACATCCGCAGCCCCTCATAGGCCTCGCCGATCACGTACGTGATCCGCTCCCGCAACTCCGCCCCGAGGCTCTCGAACGGCAGTAGCATCACGCCCTCACTGGCCGAGGGCACGACGGCGCCGGCCAGCAGCGACGCCCGCACCAGATCACATCCACCCAGTAACCGGTAAAAAACCAGCGCGACGGCCTCCCGCGTCGGCGGCGGGCTCCACGCGGGATGCGCGAGCGCGGCGAGGGTCAACATGACGCGCGTCACGGGCTCGTCGTGCAACAGACGAGACGGACGGTGCGCATACGTGGTAATACCACGCAGTTCAAGCTGTTGCGCGAGCGCGAAATGGACGTTGTCCCCGAGCAAGGGCGCGATGATTGCGATTTCTCCGGGCGGGATGCCGGCCTCCGTCAGACGGCCTACGCAAGCGGCGGCGCGCTCGATCATGTCGTGGTGCAGCCGATCTACATACACCGTCGCCAGCGTGTCGAGCCCGGCCGGCGCCGGCTCGCCGGCGGATTCGTCGATGGCTTCGACCAGCTTCCGGGCAAAGACCTGGAGCCCGGCCGGCGTCGTGTGCAATGTTTCAAGACGCAAGTGACGATCGCACACGGCGGCCAGTTTCTCGGCCGAGTCGGCGCTGGCTCCCATGAATAGCCGATACGAGCCCTCCGTATCGGCCACCAGGAGGGTGGATTCCATGCGTGGCACCCAGCCGGCGATGAGGTCATGCGCGACGGGCACATCTTCCTCCACATTATCTACGACCAGATGGCGGTGTTGTCCCAGCAGGTGACGCCGCACGATTGAATCGCGCACCGCTCGATCGGCGAAGAGGGTGAGGTAGTGGGCGAAGTCGACCAATCCATGCGCCCTGGCGTACGCCCGATACGCCTCGACCGCTTCCATCGTGTCTCGAGGCAGGTCCGTCTGGCTTTTTTCGCCATACGCGACGTCTTCGAGAAACACCGGCAGATCCTCCATGGCCAGCCCGTGTGCGGCCGCCTTGTTCATGTTGTCGAGCAGTTGGCTATACAGCCTCGGGCGCGTGAGGCGAG is a window from the Rhodothermales bacterium genome containing:
- a CDS encoding ATP-dependent helicase, whose protein sequence is MFTPRPAQQAILSYTGGTMGIAAVPGSGKTWTLSRLAASLIQDDRLADGQEVLVVTLVNSAVDNFRKRIAGFLQDEGLIPGIGYHVCTLHSLAFDLVLEAPTTLGLPETFSVVDDRTAETILREAFRASYPRYATSLADYLPADAGGRQRVMLDKHLPDQLEQVMRNAISHLKNRRISHRDLQGMLGDQHHALVGLAAEVYGRYQQGLMARSGVDFDDLIVFALEVLDHPTSEALIERLRRQWPFILEDEAQDSSNLQEQILRRLVGPAGNWVRVGDPNQAIYETFTTANPKYLRDFLVEADARRALPNSGRSARPIIELANELIRWTMHEAPVPEVRDALGPPFIEPTPEGDPQPNPPAAECRIVFHYEGETPEVELDRVVRSLKRWLPENPDKTVAVLAPTHRQGAEVIHALALASLPFTDALLRLTTSTREAAGALCRVLQHLAHPSATKLLPLVYKVWFARVKRDESSEETSRRLDEHAALLAECGDVEAFVWPRPGADWLAGVQDADAVAYFQAFRTQLRAWHRLALLPISELLTGLAQDLFVEPEKLAMTQLFGDELSRKAEYHLGVEQRLDTLDAFQRELEVIAKDQRRLRAIEADKGGFDPEAYRGQVAVATMHGAKGLEWDRVYILSVNDFHFPAGLETDAFQSEKWFVRDKLNLEAEALAQLDAALDGTPHREGDASGLSRYEYARERLRLLYVGVTRARRELIVTSNNGKGKNRPAAAFDALKRYLESHG